The following are encoded in a window of Oncorhynchus mykiss isolate Arlee chromosome 11, USDA_OmykA_1.1, whole genome shotgun sequence genomic DNA:
- the LOC110535792 gene encoding uncharacterized protein LOC110535792 isoform X4, producing MLPAFVSIQRDHFTTSQLASAMRTLVVGIGGMHSQQPLFACPAEGPYHHAGYVVGVRWSQVLTKCTVGCQTDPLVINGCWDLPEEQRMTNGGKSTMSSSLHLRIPNSCIIAQDAFFKVLSLLLLSPQFNFFMVLSLMSPQFNFFKVLSLMSPQFNFFKDDSVIAVDSNGFKQYDGRGRVSFYFISKKIHIRRSKKFNLIELLDALHMDRMMSKIESWRKDPGSFLASQSLRTQCSVGEEVFVLIVEGFLIFNYGPLNELMDKRYFLEIPYDVCKERRGSRVYTPPDLPGYFDGYVWPRYLKNRQEMEDMVSDIVFLDGLKSKEDLLDYVYGDVTMEIQSLMVTKMRTALCLWIVMAVLCPGEVKGHKGHGGDHHQGQGLDQDHDHGRDNNHDHDHRRDHEHRRDHNHGHHHPEPGDNGTKPVIQGNGGFAFSLYKQLVVQPDNQGKNLFFSPLSVSLALAALSVGARGQTHQQLFAGLGFNSSLLTQEQVDQAFQTILTQLNQKNGVDLSIGSALFLHNTFKPHPEFLKDMKRFYLSEGFTVDFTNTAEAIDTINKYVGGKTRGKIDKLVKDLDPSTVMYLLSYIYFKGKWEIPFDSKDTKEDTFHVDDNTTVPVQMMSVKKRFSVYYDQEISTSILQLHYNESVSMMLALPEKGLASLEEAIGQNHITKWHRWMKAREYQVYVPKMSVTTTYSLKDVLSGMGMPDIFSNGADFSGISEDLKVAVSEVAHHASLDVDEAGATAAAATGVVLMPLSFRSTPVLKFNRPFMVIVMDQETKSILFMGKIINPANK from the exons ATGTTACCCGCATTTGTCAGCATTCAACGGGACCATTTCACAACCTCCCAACTAGCTTCAGCCATGAGGACCCTTGTCGTTGGAATTGGAGG GATGCACAGCCAACAACCATTGTTTGCATGCCCTGCCGAAGGACCCTATCATCATGCGGGATATGTGGTTGGAGTTCGTTGGTCCCAAGTGTTG ACAAAGTGCACAGTTGGGTGCCAGACTGATCCCCTGGTTATTAACGGATGCTGGGACCTACCAGAGGAGCAAAG GATGACCAATGGGGGGAAGTCGACCATGTCCAGTAGTCTGCACCTGAGGATCCCCAACAGCTGCATCATAGCACAGGATGCTTTCTTCAaggtcctctccctcctcctcctgtctcctcaatTCAACTTCTTCATGGTCCTCTCCCTCATGTCTCCTCAATTCAACTTCTTCAAGGTCCTCTCCCTCATGTCTCCTCAATTCAACTTCTTCaag gATGACTCTGTGATAGCTGTGGACAGCAATGGGTTCAAGCAGTATGATGGTAGGGGAAGAGTTTCTTTCTATTTTATCAGCAAGAAGATACATATCAGAAGATCAAAAAAGTTTAACCTCATTGAGT TGCTTGATGCGCTCCACATGGACAGAATGATGAGCAAGATTGAATCATGGCGGAAGGACCCCGGTTCATTCCTAGCATCTCAAAGTCTGAGAACACAATGCTCTGTAGGAGAGGAGGTGTTTGTGCTCATCGTCGAGGGCTTCTTGATCTTCAACTACGG GCCCTTGAACGAATTAATGGACAAGAGATATTTCCTTGAAATTCCTTATGACGTCtgcaaagagaggagagg CTCGAGGGTGTATACACCACCTGACCTGCCAGGGTACTTTGACGGATATGTGTGGCCAAGGTACCTGAAAAACCGGCAAGAGATGGAAGACATGGTATCGGATATTG TCTTTTTGGATGGATTGAAGTCAAAGGAGGACTTGCTGGATTATGTGTATGGGGATGTAACCATGGAAATACAGAGTCTCATGG TTACCAAGATGAGGACAGCCTTGTGTTTGTGGATCGTCATGGCAGTGCTCTGCCCAGGAGAGGTCAAAGGTCATAAAGGTCACGGAGGTGACCACCACCAGGGTCAGGGGCTTGACCAGGATCATGATCACGGGCGCGATAACAACCACGACCACGACCACAGGCGAGACCATGAACACAGGCGAGACCACAACCACGGGCATCATCACCCTGAGCCTGGTGACAATGGTACCAAACCAGTGATACAAGGTAATGGGGGGTTTGCCTTCAGCCTGTACAAGCAGCTGGTGGTTCAGCCTGACAACCAGGGCAAAAATTTGTTCTTCTCCCCACTGAGTGTGTCCCTGGCCCTGGCTGCTCTGTCCGTGGGGGCCAGGGGTCAGACCcaccagcagctcttcgctggtCTGGGCTTCAACAGCAGCCTACTGACACAAGAACAGGTGGACCAGGCCTTCCAGACCATACTCACACAGCTCAACCAGAAGAACGGAGTGGACCTGTCCATAGGAAGTGCACTTTTCCTGCACAACACCTTCAAACCACACCCTGAGTTCCTCAAGGACATGAAGCGCTTTTACCTCTCCGAGGGTTTCACTGTCGACTTCACCAACACGGCCGAGGCCATCGACACGATCAATAAATACGTGGGGGGAAAGACTCGAGGCAAGATAGACAAGTTAGTCAAAGATCTGGACCCATCCACTGTCATGTATCTCCTCAGCTACATATACTTCAAAG GAAAATGGGAGATTCCATTTGACTCTAAAGACACAAAGGAGGACACATTCCATGTGGATGACAACACCACTGTTCCGGTCCAGATGATGAGCGTGAAGAAGAGGTTCTCCGTCTACTACGACCAGGAGATCTCCACCAGTATCCTGCAGCTCCACTACAACGAGTCAGTGTCAATGATGCTGGCGCTACCAGAGAAGGGACTCGCCAGTCTGGAGGAGGCCATAGGTCAGAACCACATCACCAAGTGGCACAGGTGGATGAAGGCCAG GGAATACCAGGTGTATGTTCCCAAGATGTCTGTCACCACAACATACTCCCTCAAGGACGTCCTGAGTGGAATGGGAATGCCGGACATATTCAGTAATGGAGCTGACTTCAGTGGAATATCAGAGGATCTGAAGGTGGCTGTTTCAGAG GTGGCGCACCATGCCTCCTTGGATGTGGATGAGGCTGGAGCGACTGCAGCAGCTGCTACAGGTGTGGTCCTCATGCCCCTCTCCTTCCGAAGCACCCCTGTGTTGAAGTTCAACCGTCCGTTCATGGTCATTGTGATGGACCAGGAGACCAAGAGTATTCTCTTCATGGGCAAGATCATCAACCCAGCCAACAAATAA
- the LOC110535792 gene encoding alpha-1-antitrypsin isoform X9, producing the protein MLPAFVSIQRDHFTTSQLASAMRTLVVGIGGMTNGGKSTMSSSLHLRIPNSCIIAQDAFFKVLSLLLLSPQFNFFMVLSLMSPQFNFFKVLSLMSPQFNFFKDDSVIAVDSNGFKQYDGRGRVSFYFISKKIHIRRSKKFNLIELLDALHMDRMMSKIESWRKDPGSFLASQSLRTQCSVGEEVFVLIVEGFLIFNYGPLNELMDKRYFLEIPYDVCKERRGSRVYTPPDLPGYFDGYVWPRYLKNRQEMEDMVSDIVFLDGLKSKEDLLDYVYGDVTMEIQSLMVTKMRTALCLWIVMAVLCPGEVKGHKGHGGDHHQGQGLDQDHDHGRDNNHDHDHRRDHEHRRDHNHGHHHPEPGDNGTKPVIQGNGGFAFSLYKQLVVQPDNQGKNLFFSPLSVSLALAALSVGARGQTHQQLFAGLGFNSSLLTQEQVDQAFQTILTQLNQKNGVDLSIGSALFLHNTFKPHPEFLKDMKRFYLSEGFTVDFTNTAEAIDTINKYVGGKTRGKIDKLVKDLDPSTVMYLLSYIYFKGKWEIPFDSKDTKEDTFHVDDNTTVPVQMMSVKKRFSVYYDQEISTSILQLHYNESVSMMLALPEKGLASLEEAIGQNHITKWHRWMKAREYQVYVPKMSVTTTYSLKDVLSGMGMPDIFSNGADFSGISEDLKVAVSEVAHHASLDVDEAGATAAAATGVVLMPLSFRSTPVLKFNRPFMVIVMDQETKSILFMGKIINPANK; encoded by the exons ATGTTACCCGCATTTGTCAGCATTCAACGGGACCATTTCACAACCTCCCAACTAGCTTCAGCCATGAGGACCCTTGTCGTTGGAATTGGAGG GATGACCAATGGGGGGAAGTCGACCATGTCCAGTAGTCTGCACCTGAGGATCCCCAACAGCTGCATCATAGCACAGGATGCTTTCTTCAaggtcctctccctcctcctcctgtctcctcaatTCAACTTCTTCATGGTCCTCTCCCTCATGTCTCCTCAATTCAACTTCTTCAAGGTCCTCTCCCTCATGTCTCCTCAATTCAACTTCTTCaag gATGACTCTGTGATAGCTGTGGACAGCAATGGGTTCAAGCAGTATGATGGTAGGGGAAGAGTTTCTTTCTATTTTATCAGCAAGAAGATACATATCAGAAGATCAAAAAAGTTTAACCTCATTGAGT TGCTTGATGCGCTCCACATGGACAGAATGATGAGCAAGATTGAATCATGGCGGAAGGACCCCGGTTCATTCCTAGCATCTCAAAGTCTGAGAACACAATGCTCTGTAGGAGAGGAGGTGTTTGTGCTCATCGTCGAGGGCTTCTTGATCTTCAACTACGG GCCCTTGAACGAATTAATGGACAAGAGATATTTCCTTGAAATTCCTTATGACGTCtgcaaagagaggagagg CTCGAGGGTGTATACACCACCTGACCTGCCAGGGTACTTTGACGGATATGTGTGGCCAAGGTACCTGAAAAACCGGCAAGAGATGGAAGACATGGTATCGGATATTG TCTTTTTGGATGGATTGAAGTCAAAGGAGGACTTGCTGGATTATGTGTATGGGGATGTAACCATGGAAATACAGAGTCTCATGG TTACCAAGATGAGGACAGCCTTGTGTTTGTGGATCGTCATGGCAGTGCTCTGCCCAGGAGAGGTCAAAGGTCATAAAGGTCACGGAGGTGACCACCACCAGGGTCAGGGGCTTGACCAGGATCATGATCACGGGCGCGATAACAACCACGACCACGACCACAGGCGAGACCATGAACACAGGCGAGACCACAACCACGGGCATCATCACCCTGAGCCTGGTGACAATGGTACCAAACCAGTGATACAAGGTAATGGGGGGTTTGCCTTCAGCCTGTACAAGCAGCTGGTGGTTCAGCCTGACAACCAGGGCAAAAATTTGTTCTTCTCCCCACTGAGTGTGTCCCTGGCCCTGGCTGCTCTGTCCGTGGGGGCCAGGGGTCAGACCcaccagcagctcttcgctggtCTGGGCTTCAACAGCAGCCTACTGACACAAGAACAGGTGGACCAGGCCTTCCAGACCATACTCACACAGCTCAACCAGAAGAACGGAGTGGACCTGTCCATAGGAAGTGCACTTTTCCTGCACAACACCTTCAAACCACACCCTGAGTTCCTCAAGGACATGAAGCGCTTTTACCTCTCCGAGGGTTTCACTGTCGACTTCACCAACACGGCCGAGGCCATCGACACGATCAATAAATACGTGGGGGGAAAGACTCGAGGCAAGATAGACAAGTTAGTCAAAGATCTGGACCCATCCACTGTCATGTATCTCCTCAGCTACATATACTTCAAAG GAAAATGGGAGATTCCATTTGACTCTAAAGACACAAAGGAGGACACATTCCATGTGGATGACAACACCACTGTTCCGGTCCAGATGATGAGCGTGAAGAAGAGGTTCTCCGTCTACTACGACCAGGAGATCTCCACCAGTATCCTGCAGCTCCACTACAACGAGTCAGTGTCAATGATGCTGGCGCTACCAGAGAAGGGACTCGCCAGTCTGGAGGAGGCCATAGGTCAGAACCACATCACCAAGTGGCACAGGTGGATGAAGGCCAG GGAATACCAGGTGTATGTTCCCAAGATGTCTGTCACCACAACATACTCCCTCAAGGACGTCCTGAGTGGAATGGGAATGCCGGACATATTCAGTAATGGAGCTGACTTCAGTGGAATATCAGAGGATCTGAAGGTGGCTGTTTCAGAG GTGGCGCACCATGCCTCCTTGGATGTGGATGAGGCTGGAGCGACTGCAGCAGCTGCTACAGGTGTGGTCCTCATGCCCCTCTCCTTCCGAAGCACCCCTGTGTTGAAGTTCAACCGTCCGTTCATGGTCATTGTGATGGACCAGGAGACCAAGAGTATTCTCTTCATGGGCAAGATCATCAACCCAGCCAACAAATAA
- the LOC110535792 gene encoding alpha-1-antitrypsin isoform X12, with protein sequence MLPAFVSIQRDHFTTSQLASAMRTLVVGIGGMTNGGKSTMSSSLHLRIPNSCIIAQDAFFKDDSVIAVDSNGFKQYDGRGRVSFYFISKKIHIRRSKKFNLIELLDALHMDRMMSKIESWRKDPGSFLASQSLRTQCSVGEEVFVLIVEGFLIFNYGPLNELMDKRYFLEIPYDVCKERRGSRVYTPPDLPGYFDGYVWPRYLKNRQEMEDMVSDIVFLDGLKSKEDLLDYVYGDVTMEIQSLMVTKMRTALCLWIVMAVLCPGEVKGHKGHGGDHHQGQGLDQDHDHGRDNNHDHDHRRDHEHRRDHNHGHHHPEPGDNGTKPVIQGNGGFAFSLYKQLVVQPDNQGKNLFFSPLSVSLALAALSVGARGQTHQQLFAGLGFNSSLLTQEQVDQAFQTILTQLNQKNGVDLSIGSALFLHNTFKPHPEFLKDMKRFYLSEGFTVDFTNTAEAIDTINKYVGGKTRGKIDKLVKDLDPSTVMYLLSYIYFKGKWEIPFDSKDTKEDTFHVDDNTTVPVQMMSVKKRFSVYYDQEISTSILQLHYNESVSMMLALPEKGLASLEEAIGQNHITKWHRWMKAREYQVYVPKMSVTTTYSLKDVLSGMGMPDIFSNGADFSGISEDLKVAVSEVAHHASLDVDEAGATAAAATGVVLMPLSFRSTPVLKFNRPFMVIVMDQETKSILFMGKIINPANK encoded by the exons ATGTTACCCGCATTTGTCAGCATTCAACGGGACCATTTCACAACCTCCCAACTAGCTTCAGCCATGAGGACCCTTGTCGTTGGAATTGGAGG GATGACCAATGGGGGGAAGTCGACCATGTCCAGTAGTCTGCACCTGAGGATCCCCAACAGCTGCATCATAGCACAGGATGCTTTCTTCAag gATGACTCTGTGATAGCTGTGGACAGCAATGGGTTCAAGCAGTATGATGGTAGGGGAAGAGTTTCTTTCTATTTTATCAGCAAGAAGATACATATCAGAAGATCAAAAAAGTTTAACCTCATTGAGT TGCTTGATGCGCTCCACATGGACAGAATGATGAGCAAGATTGAATCATGGCGGAAGGACCCCGGTTCATTCCTAGCATCTCAAAGTCTGAGAACACAATGCTCTGTAGGAGAGGAGGTGTTTGTGCTCATCGTCGAGGGCTTCTTGATCTTCAACTACGG GCCCTTGAACGAATTAATGGACAAGAGATATTTCCTTGAAATTCCTTATGACGTCtgcaaagagaggagagg CTCGAGGGTGTATACACCACCTGACCTGCCAGGGTACTTTGACGGATATGTGTGGCCAAGGTACCTGAAAAACCGGCAAGAGATGGAAGACATGGTATCGGATATTG TCTTTTTGGATGGATTGAAGTCAAAGGAGGACTTGCTGGATTATGTGTATGGGGATGTAACCATGGAAATACAGAGTCTCATGG TTACCAAGATGAGGACAGCCTTGTGTTTGTGGATCGTCATGGCAGTGCTCTGCCCAGGAGAGGTCAAAGGTCATAAAGGTCACGGAGGTGACCACCACCAGGGTCAGGGGCTTGACCAGGATCATGATCACGGGCGCGATAACAACCACGACCACGACCACAGGCGAGACCATGAACACAGGCGAGACCACAACCACGGGCATCATCACCCTGAGCCTGGTGACAATGGTACCAAACCAGTGATACAAGGTAATGGGGGGTTTGCCTTCAGCCTGTACAAGCAGCTGGTGGTTCAGCCTGACAACCAGGGCAAAAATTTGTTCTTCTCCCCACTGAGTGTGTCCCTGGCCCTGGCTGCTCTGTCCGTGGGGGCCAGGGGTCAGACCcaccagcagctcttcgctggtCTGGGCTTCAACAGCAGCCTACTGACACAAGAACAGGTGGACCAGGCCTTCCAGACCATACTCACACAGCTCAACCAGAAGAACGGAGTGGACCTGTCCATAGGAAGTGCACTTTTCCTGCACAACACCTTCAAACCACACCCTGAGTTCCTCAAGGACATGAAGCGCTTTTACCTCTCCGAGGGTTTCACTGTCGACTTCACCAACACGGCCGAGGCCATCGACACGATCAATAAATACGTGGGGGGAAAGACTCGAGGCAAGATAGACAAGTTAGTCAAAGATCTGGACCCATCCACTGTCATGTATCTCCTCAGCTACATATACTTCAAAG GAAAATGGGAGATTCCATTTGACTCTAAAGACACAAAGGAGGACACATTCCATGTGGATGACAACACCACTGTTCCGGTCCAGATGATGAGCGTGAAGAAGAGGTTCTCCGTCTACTACGACCAGGAGATCTCCACCAGTATCCTGCAGCTCCACTACAACGAGTCAGTGTCAATGATGCTGGCGCTACCAGAGAAGGGACTCGCCAGTCTGGAGGAGGCCATAGGTCAGAACCACATCACCAAGTGGCACAGGTGGATGAAGGCCAG GGAATACCAGGTGTATGTTCCCAAGATGTCTGTCACCACAACATACTCCCTCAAGGACGTCCTGAGTGGAATGGGAATGCCGGACATATTCAGTAATGGAGCTGACTTCAGTGGAATATCAGAGGATCTGAAGGTGGCTGTTTCAGAG GTGGCGCACCATGCCTCCTTGGATGTGGATGAGGCTGGAGCGACTGCAGCAGCTGCTACAGGTGTGGTCCTCATGCCCCTCTCCTTCCGAAGCACCCCTGTGTTGAAGTTCAACCGTCCGTTCATGGTCATTGTGATGGACCAGGAGACCAAGAGTATTCTCTTCATGGGCAAGATCATCAACCCAGCCAACAAATAA
- the LOC110535792 gene encoding uncharacterized protein LOC110535792 isoform X3, with translation MLPAFVSIQRDHFTTSQLASAMRTLVVGIGGRMHSQQPLFACPAEGPYHHAGYVVGVRWSQVLTKCTVGCQTDPLVINGCWDLPEEQRMTNGGKSTMSSSLHLRIPNSCIIAQDAFFKVLSLLLLSPQFNFFMVLSLMSPQFNFFKVLSLMSPQFNFFKDDSVIAVDSNGFKQYDGRGRVSFYFISKKIHIRRSKKFNLIELLDALHMDRMMSKIESWRKDPGSFLASQSLRTQCSVGEEVFVLIVEGFLIFNYGPLNELMDKRYFLEIPYDVCKERRGSRVYTPPDLPGYFDGYVWPRYLKNRQEMEDMVSDIVFLDGLKSKEDLLDYVYGDVTMEIQSLMVTKMRTALCLWIVMAVLCPGEVKGHKGHGGDHHQGQGLDQDHDHGRDNNHDHDHRRDHEHRRDHNHGHHHPEPGDNGTKPVIQGNGGFAFSLYKQLVVQPDNQGKNLFFSPLSVSLALAALSVGARGQTHQQLFAGLGFNSSLLTQEQVDQAFQTILTQLNQKNGVDLSIGSALFLHNTFKPHPEFLKDMKRFYLSEGFTVDFTNTAEAIDTINKYVGGKTRGKIDKLVKDLDPSTVMYLLSYIYFKGKWEIPFDSKDTKEDTFHVDDNTTVPVQMMSVKKRFSVYYDQEISTSILQLHYNESVSMMLALPEKGLASLEEAIGQNHITKWHRWMKAREYQVYVPKMSVTTTYSLKDVLSGMGMPDIFSNGADFSGISEDLKVAVSEVAHHASLDVDEAGATAAAATGVVLMPLSFRSTPVLKFNRPFMVIVMDQETKSILFMGKIINPANK, from the exons ATGTTACCCGCATTTGTCAGCATTCAACGGGACCATTTCACAACCTCCCAACTAGCTTCAGCCATGAGGACCCTTGTCGTTGGAATTGGAGG CAGGATGCACAGCCAACAACCATTGTTTGCATGCCCTGCCGAAGGACCCTATCATCATGCGGGATATGTGGTTGGAGTTCGTTGGTCCCAAGTGTTG ACAAAGTGCACAGTTGGGTGCCAGACTGATCCCCTGGTTATTAACGGATGCTGGGACCTACCAGAGGAGCAAAG GATGACCAATGGGGGGAAGTCGACCATGTCCAGTAGTCTGCACCTGAGGATCCCCAACAGCTGCATCATAGCACAGGATGCTTTCTTCAaggtcctctccctcctcctcctgtctcctcaatTCAACTTCTTCATGGTCCTCTCCCTCATGTCTCCTCAATTCAACTTCTTCAAGGTCCTCTCCCTCATGTCTCCTCAATTCAACTTCTTCaag gATGACTCTGTGATAGCTGTGGACAGCAATGGGTTCAAGCAGTATGATGGTAGGGGAAGAGTTTCTTTCTATTTTATCAGCAAGAAGATACATATCAGAAGATCAAAAAAGTTTAACCTCATTGAGT TGCTTGATGCGCTCCACATGGACAGAATGATGAGCAAGATTGAATCATGGCGGAAGGACCCCGGTTCATTCCTAGCATCTCAAAGTCTGAGAACACAATGCTCTGTAGGAGAGGAGGTGTTTGTGCTCATCGTCGAGGGCTTCTTGATCTTCAACTACGG GCCCTTGAACGAATTAATGGACAAGAGATATTTCCTTGAAATTCCTTATGACGTCtgcaaagagaggagagg CTCGAGGGTGTATACACCACCTGACCTGCCAGGGTACTTTGACGGATATGTGTGGCCAAGGTACCTGAAAAACCGGCAAGAGATGGAAGACATGGTATCGGATATTG TCTTTTTGGATGGATTGAAGTCAAAGGAGGACTTGCTGGATTATGTGTATGGGGATGTAACCATGGAAATACAGAGTCTCATGG TTACCAAGATGAGGACAGCCTTGTGTTTGTGGATCGTCATGGCAGTGCTCTGCCCAGGAGAGGTCAAAGGTCATAAAGGTCACGGAGGTGACCACCACCAGGGTCAGGGGCTTGACCAGGATCATGATCACGGGCGCGATAACAACCACGACCACGACCACAGGCGAGACCATGAACACAGGCGAGACCACAACCACGGGCATCATCACCCTGAGCCTGGTGACAATGGTACCAAACCAGTGATACAAGGTAATGGGGGGTTTGCCTTCAGCCTGTACAAGCAGCTGGTGGTTCAGCCTGACAACCAGGGCAAAAATTTGTTCTTCTCCCCACTGAGTGTGTCCCTGGCCCTGGCTGCTCTGTCCGTGGGGGCCAGGGGTCAGACCcaccagcagctcttcgctggtCTGGGCTTCAACAGCAGCCTACTGACACAAGAACAGGTGGACCAGGCCTTCCAGACCATACTCACACAGCTCAACCAGAAGAACGGAGTGGACCTGTCCATAGGAAGTGCACTTTTCCTGCACAACACCTTCAAACCACACCCTGAGTTCCTCAAGGACATGAAGCGCTTTTACCTCTCCGAGGGTTTCACTGTCGACTTCACCAACACGGCCGAGGCCATCGACACGATCAATAAATACGTGGGGGGAAAGACTCGAGGCAAGATAGACAAGTTAGTCAAAGATCTGGACCCATCCACTGTCATGTATCTCCTCAGCTACATATACTTCAAAG GAAAATGGGAGATTCCATTTGACTCTAAAGACACAAAGGAGGACACATTCCATGTGGATGACAACACCACTGTTCCGGTCCAGATGATGAGCGTGAAGAAGAGGTTCTCCGTCTACTACGACCAGGAGATCTCCACCAGTATCCTGCAGCTCCACTACAACGAGTCAGTGTCAATGATGCTGGCGCTACCAGAGAAGGGACTCGCCAGTCTGGAGGAGGCCATAGGTCAGAACCACATCACCAAGTGGCACAGGTGGATGAAGGCCAG GGAATACCAGGTGTATGTTCCCAAGATGTCTGTCACCACAACATACTCCCTCAAGGACGTCCTGAGTGGAATGGGAATGCCGGACATATTCAGTAATGGAGCTGACTTCAGTGGAATATCAGAGGATCTGAAGGTGGCTGTTTCAGAG GTGGCGCACCATGCCTCCTTGGATGTGGATGAGGCTGGAGCGACTGCAGCAGCTGCTACAGGTGTGGTCCTCATGCCCCTCTCCTTCCGAAGCACCCCTGTGTTGAAGTTCAACCGTCCGTTCATGGTCATTGTGATGGACCAGGAGACCAAGAGTATTCTCTTCATGGGCAAGATCATCAACCCAGCCAACAAATAA